From the Lathyrus oleraceus cultivar Zhongwan6 chromosome 4, CAAS_Psat_ZW6_1.0, whole genome shotgun sequence genome, one window contains:
- the LOC127075834 gene encoding MADS-box protein SOC1 — MVRGKTQMKRIENATSRQVTFSKRRNGLMKKAFELSILCDAQVALIVFSPRGRLYEFASSSILETIERYRNHTRIHNTPTTSESAETTQRLKEEAENMMKKIDLLETSKRKFLGEGLGSFPIDELQRIEQQLERSITKIRVKKAEVFKEQMDQLKEKEKTLVAESTRLSEKYDTYSSQQANNDDRENVVEVEAYADQSSPNSYVETELFIGLPETRTRRISPNLRIN, encoded by the exons ATGGTGAGAGGAAAGACGCAGATGAAGCGTATAGAGAACGCAACAAGTAGGCAAGTAACATTCTCAAAGAGAAGAAATGGTTtgatgaagaaagcttttgagTTATCAATTCTGTGTGATGCTCAAGTTGCTCTTATTGTTTTCTCACCAAGAGGAAGACTTTATGAATTTGCAAGTTCAAG CATTTTAGAAACAATAGAACGATACCGCAATCATACAAGGATCCATAATACTCCAACAACATCTGAATCTGCTGAAACTACTCAG CGTTTGAAGGAAGAAGCAGAAAATATGATGAAAAAGATTGATCTTCTTGAGACTTCAAAACG AAAATTCTTAGGCGAAGGTTTGGGGAGTTTTCCTATTGATGAACTACAAAGGATAGAGCAACAGTTGGAGAGGAGTATAACCAAAATTCGAGTTAAAAAG GCTGAGGTTTTCAAGGAACAGATGGATCAGCTTAAAGAAAAG GAAAAAACCCTAGTTGCTGAAAGTACCAGACTCTCTGAGAAG TATGATACTTATTCATCACAGCAAGCAAATAATGATGATAGAGAAAATGTAGTTGAGGTTGAAGCTTATGCAGATCAAAGTAGTCCAAATTCATACGTCGAGACTGAATTATTCATTGGTCTTCCAGAAACAAGAACAAGAAGAATTTCTCCAAACTTGAGGATTAATTAA